The Streptomyces sp. NBC_01689 genome includes a window with the following:
- a CDS encoding response regulator transcription factor encodes MHEPYESAGTGRDPVHGAATAPAGHGGAARVLVVDDDPTVAEVVSGYLDRAGYLVDRAADGPSALARADAHRPDLVVLDLMLPGMDGLEVCRRMRGRGPVPVIMLTARGDEDDRILGLEVGADDYVTKPFSPRELVLRVESVLRRARPATTASPLHAAGLGLDPAARRATKGDAELALTAREFDLLAFFLRHPGRVFSREDLMREVWGWDFGDLSTVTVHVRRLRGKVEDDPARPRLIQTVWGVGYRFDATTSAEAV; translated from the coding sequence ATGCATGAGCCGTACGAATCCGCAGGTACCGGGCGCGACCCGGTGCACGGCGCAGCGACCGCCCCGGCCGGTCACGGGGGCGCCGCGCGTGTCCTCGTGGTCGACGACGACCCCACCGTCGCCGAGGTCGTCTCCGGCTATCTCGACCGTGCGGGCTACCTGGTGGACCGTGCGGCGGACGGGCCCTCCGCGCTCGCCCGTGCCGACGCGCACCGGCCCGACCTGGTGGTGCTGGACCTGATGCTGCCGGGGATGGACGGCCTCGAGGTGTGCCGGCGGATGCGCGGGCGCGGTCCCGTGCCCGTCATCATGCTCACCGCGCGGGGCGACGAGGACGACCGCATCCTGGGACTTGAGGTGGGCGCCGACGACTACGTGACCAAACCGTTCAGCCCCCGGGAGCTGGTGCTGCGCGTGGAGTCCGTACTGCGCCGGGCTCGGCCCGCCACCACCGCGTCCCCGCTGCACGCGGCCGGCCTCGGTCTCGATCCGGCGGCCCGCCGTGCCACCAAAGGAGACGCGGAACTCGCCCTCACGGCAAGGGAGTTCGATCTCCTCGCCTTCTTCCTGCGGCACCCCGGACGGGTGTTCAGCCGGGAGGACCTGATGCGTGAGGTCTGGGGCTGGGACTTCGGTGACCTCTCGACGGTCACCGTGCACGTCCGGCGGCTGCGCGGGAAGGTCGAGGACGATCCGGCGAGGCCCCGGTTGATCCAGACGGTGTGGGGCGTGGGGTACCGCTTCGACGCCACGACGTCCGCGGAGGCGGTCTGA
- a CDS encoding glycosyltransferase family 2 protein: protein MRAVTTSPPADPVVDVVLPCLNEAEALPWVLARIPSGWRALVVDNGSTDGSAELARGLGATVVRETRRGFGAACHAGLTAATADIVCFCDCDASLDPSLLVPFVREVRDGSADLVLGRRRPQGRHAWPAHARAGNLALARMLRRRTGLALRDLGPLRAARREPLLALGLTDRRSGYPLQMVVRAADAGWRVTEHDVPYLPRTGASKVTGTWRGTWQAVRDMRRVLAEAPAPSRVPAPSPGGTTP from the coding sequence GTGAGAGCCGTGACGACCTCTCCCCCCGCGGACCCCGTAGTCGATGTGGTCCTGCCCTGTCTGAACGAGGCCGAGGCCCTGCCCTGGGTGCTCGCCCGCATTCCGTCCGGCTGGCGCGCGCTGGTCGTGGACAACGGGTCCACGGACGGCTCGGCGGAACTGGCCCGTGGCCTCGGCGCGACCGTCGTGCGCGAGACGCGCCGCGGGTTCGGCGCCGCCTGCCACGCCGGGCTGACCGCGGCCACCGCCGACATCGTGTGCTTCTGCGACTGCGACGCCTCCCTCGACCCGTCCCTGCTCGTGCCCTTCGTACGCGAGGTGCGCGACGGCTCGGCGGATCTGGTGCTGGGGCGCCGTCGCCCACAAGGACGGCACGCGTGGCCCGCCCACGCCAGGGCCGGCAACCTCGCGCTGGCCCGGATGCTCCGCCGACGTACCGGGCTCGCCCTGCGCGACCTGGGCCCGCTGCGCGCGGCGCGCCGCGAACCGCTGCTCGCCCTCGGCCTCACGGACCGCCGCAGCGGCTACCCGCTGCAGATGGTCGTGCGTGCCGCCGACGCCGGCTGGCGGGTCACCGAGCACGACGTGCCGTATCTGCCCCGCACCGGCGCCTCCAAGGTCACCGGCACCTGGCGCGGAACCTGGCAGGCGGTACGGGACATGCGCCGCGTGCTGGCGGAAGCGCCCGCCCCGTCCCGCGTTCCCGCCCCGTCCCCAGGAGGAACCACCCCGTGA
- a CDS encoding TIGR04282 family arsenosugar biosynthesis glycosyltransferase has protein sequence MSTLLVIAKEPRPGRVKTRLTPPFSPRQAAALAEAALVDTLLAVAAAPVRRRVLVLDGTPGPWLPPGIEVVPQSAGGLDERLAAAFAACTGPALLIGMDTPQVTPELLTVDFTGCDAYFGPAEDGGFWALGLAVPDPDLVRGVPMSTATTGAAQRARLTAAGLRVRDLPCLRDVDTAADAGVVAAAAPDGRFAAELARVEAGAGR, from the coding sequence GTGAGCACCCTGCTCGTCATCGCCAAGGAACCGCGGCCGGGACGGGTGAAGACCCGGCTCACCCCGCCGTTTTCGCCCCGCCAGGCGGCCGCGCTCGCCGAGGCGGCGCTCGTGGACACGCTGCTCGCGGTGGCGGCGGCGCCCGTGCGGCGCCGGGTGCTGGTGCTCGACGGCACACCGGGTCCCTGGCTGCCCCCCGGCATCGAGGTCGTACCGCAGAGCGCGGGAGGTCTGGACGAACGGCTGGCCGCGGCCTTCGCGGCCTGCACCGGACCCGCGCTGCTCATCGGCATGGACACCCCGCAGGTGACGCCGGAACTCCTCACCGTGGACTTCACCGGCTGCGACGCGTACTTCGGACCGGCCGAGGACGGCGGCTTCTGGGCCCTGGGGCTCGCCGTCCCGGACCCGGATCTGGTGCGGGGCGTCCCGATGTCCACGGCCACCACCGGCGCCGCGCAGCGGGCGCGGCTGACCGCCGCGGGTCTGCGGGTCCGCGATCTGCCGTGTCTGCGGGACGTCGACACCGCGGCCGACGCCGGAGTCGTCGCCGCGGCGGCGCCGGACGGCCGGTTCGCCGCCGAACTCGCCCGCGTCGAGGCCGGGGCCGGCCGATGA
- a CDS encoding class I SAM-dependent methyltransferase: protein MDGGTAEAGVGARTGAGAGAAADRAAAAGAAAGDAAATATGAGGAPAAPWSAGDPYADALRVGRGPLYLRRTDGWLLPLEVERWCARADTADLEVLRRCEGAVLDVGCGPGRLIAALAAQGRRALGIDVSEAAVERTVGLGGQALHRSVFDSVPGEGRWGTALLIDGNLGIGGDPAALLDRMDQLLAPDGLLIVETVPVDVDERVRVRVADGRGAAGTPFPWARLGTPALLRHARRAGWRPDGQWSTGGRSFVALRSRSASSTAEPPNSTAVISSQRARKPVPARPVADR, encoded by the coding sequence GTGGACGGGGGCACGGCCGAGGCCGGGGTCGGAGCCAGGACCGGGGCCGGGGCAGGTGCGGCCGCGGATCGCGCGGCGGCGGCCGGTGCGGCGGCGGGTGACGCGGCCGCGACGGCGACCGGCGCGGGCGGTGCGCCGGCCGCCCCCTGGTCCGCCGGCGACCCGTACGCCGACGCGCTGCGGGTCGGCCGTGGCCCCCTCTATCTGCGGCGGACCGACGGCTGGCTGCTGCCGCTGGAGGTGGAACGGTGGTGCGCCCGCGCCGACACCGCGGACCTTGAGGTGCTGCGGCGCTGCGAGGGCGCCGTGCTCGACGTCGGATGCGGACCCGGCCGGCTGATCGCGGCGCTCGCCGCACAGGGGCGGCGGGCCCTGGGTATCGACGTCAGCGAGGCGGCCGTCGAACGCACCGTAGGGCTCGGCGGCCAGGCGCTGCACCGGTCGGTCTTCGACTCCGTTCCCGGCGAGGGCCGCTGGGGCACCGCGCTGCTGATCGACGGCAACCTCGGGATCGGCGGCGACCCGGCCGCCCTGCTCGACCGGATGGACCAACTCCTCGCGCCGGACGGTCTGTTGATCGTCGAGACGGTGCCGGTCGATGTCGACGAACGGGTCCGGGTGCGCGTCGCCGACGGCCGGGGAGCCGCCGGGACGCCCTTCCCCTGGGCCCGGCTCGGAACCCCGGCACTGCTCCGGCACGCACGGCGCGCCGGGTGGCGTCCCGACGGTCAGTGGTCGACCGGCGGCCGCTCCTTCGTCGCCCTGCGCAGCCGCAGCGCGAGCAGCACCGCGGAGCCGCCGAACAGTACCGCCGTGATCAGCAGCCAGCGGGCCAGGAAGCCGGTGCCCGCGAGGCCGGTCGCGGACCGGTAG
- a CDS encoding molybdopterin-dependent oxidoreductase has protein sequence MPRPPLLPTSPAFWRSSVRGPWFTSVLGIVLLGGITVLFLTGLLSYAAYNPDLAPVNDQTPDKGLLGFYLFSWPTHPAWLYRLTQGVHVTLGLTLVPVLLAKLWSVVPKLFALPPARSLAHALERLSLLLLVGGGLFEFTTGVLNIQLDYLFPGSFYPLHFYGAWVFIAAFVAHAVLKTPAALRTVRRMRAGHDTPDPDAGQPSEEQDGLVSPDPAEPTVSRRGAVGLVGGGSLLLFVTTAGRSFDAPLRQTALLAPHGGPEPGTGPGGFQINKTAAYAGIDSRETGEDAWRLVVAGRTGTVRLSRADLLRLPLRSSALPIACVEGWATSDQWWRGVPLRDLAVLVGYEHDTAPDVLVESLQRHGAFRRAALRDNQVRDPRSLLALSVNGEDLTPDHGYPARVIVPAAPGVLNTKWVARMTFGDL, from the coding sequence ATGCCACGGCCTCCCCTCCTCCCCACCTCGCCCGCGTTCTGGCGCAGCTCCGTGCGCGGCCCCTGGTTCACCTCCGTGCTCGGCATCGTGCTGCTCGGCGGGATCACGGTGCTGTTCCTCACAGGACTGCTGTCGTACGCCGCCTACAACCCGGACCTGGCCCCGGTGAACGACCAGACCCCGGACAAGGGTCTGCTCGGCTTCTACCTCTTCTCCTGGCCGACCCACCCGGCGTGGCTGTACCGGCTCACCCAGGGTGTCCACGTCACGCTCGGGCTCACCCTCGTCCCGGTGCTCCTGGCGAAGCTGTGGTCGGTCGTCCCCAAGCTGTTCGCGCTGCCGCCCGCCCGGTCCCTGGCCCACGCGCTGGAGCGGCTCTCGCTGCTCCTGCTGGTCGGCGGCGGGCTGTTCGAGTTCACCACGGGCGTGCTGAACATCCAGCTCGACTACCTCTTCCCCGGCTCCTTCTACCCGCTGCACTTCTACGGGGCCTGGGTGTTCATCGCCGCCTTCGTCGCGCACGCCGTACTGAAGACACCCGCGGCCCTGCGCACCGTCCGCCGGATGCGCGCCGGGCACGACACTCCGGACCCGGACGCCGGTCAACCGTCCGAGGAACAGGACGGGCTGGTCTCGCCGGACCCGGCCGAACCCACGGTGTCACGACGCGGCGCCGTCGGGCTCGTGGGCGGCGGGTCGCTGCTCCTGTTCGTGACGACGGCCGGACGCAGCTTCGACGCGCCGCTGCGGCAGACCGCGCTGCTCGCCCCGCACGGGGGCCCCGAACCGGGTACGGGGCCGGGCGGGTTCCAGATCAACAAGACGGCCGCCTACGCCGGTATCGACTCCCGGGAGACGGGCGAGGACGCCTGGCGGCTCGTCGTCGCCGGGCGCACCGGTACGGTCCGGCTGAGCCGCGCCGACCTGCTGCGTCTGCCCCTGCGCAGTTCGGCGCTGCCCATCGCCTGCGTGGAGGGATGGGCCACTTCCGACCAGTGGTGGCGGGGTGTGCCGCTGCGGGATCTCGCCGTTCTCGTCGGGTACGAGCACGACACGGCGCCGGACGTGCTGGTGGAGTCGCTCCAGCGGCACGGGGCGTTCCGCAGGGCCGCGCTGCGTGACAACCAGGTGCGCGATCCGCGTTCCCTGCTCGCCCTGTCCGTCAACGGCGAGGACCTGACCCCCGACCACGGCTACCCGGCACGCGTCATCGTGCCCGCCGCGCCCGGCGTGCTCAACACCAAATGGGTGGCCCGGATGACGTTCGGAGACCTGTGA
- a CDS encoding TetR/AcrR family transcriptional regulator, giving the protein MGRTSDAREKILSTAQTLIELRGYSALGVAEICKAAGVPKGSFYYFFDSKEALALAVIDEHWTGQRQAWGRILESDEEPLRRLYLLFEATEAAQLAGQESCGTVSGCLFGNLTLEMSNHTEAIRARLQDIFDQQVEMVASVVGEALARGEVTVPDAQEAARAVVAQLEGQVLFAKLYNNTHRLGALWANCLALLGARPRTAAAAV; this is encoded by the coding sequence ATGGGACGGACGAGCGATGCCCGCGAGAAGATACTCAGCACCGCGCAGACCCTCATCGAGCTGCGTGGGTACTCGGCCCTGGGCGTGGCCGAGATCTGCAAGGCGGCCGGTGTGCCCAAGGGCAGTTTCTACTACTTCTTCGACTCGAAGGAAGCCCTCGCCCTGGCCGTGATCGACGAGCACTGGACCGGCCAGCGGCAGGCCTGGGGGCGGATCCTGGAGAGCGACGAGGAACCGCTGCGCCGGCTGTATCTGCTGTTCGAGGCGACCGAGGCGGCCCAGCTCGCCGGGCAGGAGAGCTGCGGCACGGTCTCGGGCTGCCTGTTCGGGAACCTCACCCTGGAGATGAGCAACCACACCGAGGCCATCCGCGCGAGGCTGCAGGACATCTTCGACCAGCAGGTCGAGATGGTCGCCTCGGTCGTCGGCGAGGCGCTCGCCCGCGGGGAGGTCACCGTGCCCGACGCCCAGGAGGCCGCACGGGCGGTGGTCGCCCAGCTGGAGGGCCAGGTGCTGTTCGCCAAGCTCTACAACAACACGCACCGGCTCGGCGCGCTCTGGGCCAACTGTCTGGCACTGCTGGGCGCGCGTCCGAGAACGGCCGCGGCCGCGGTCTGA
- a CDS encoding GOLPH3/VPS74 family protein: MTTPQDLLIIALDVPSRRDVGQGDLSLALAGAELADLLEAGALTLDGDRIVPGAPWATDDTLLSEAVSSLVREEPYESVEDWLWRRGRDLFAAYRTDLDARTPTGPGRRRWNPLRGGTAERADSPARRHAQDRWSQGDPVLVGLAAAVGIEHPDGEGAAPADGAVGTVLDAVHDAETELEAVRQRRSIENAAFDNIWRAP; encoded by the coding sequence ATGACCACACCGCAGGACCTGCTGATCATCGCCCTGGACGTCCCGTCCCGTCGTGACGTCGGTCAGGGCGACCTCTCCCTCGCGCTCGCGGGGGCAGAACTGGCCGATCTCCTCGAGGCCGGGGCCCTGACCCTGGACGGCGACCGCATCGTGCCCGGCGCACCGTGGGCCACGGACGACACCCTGCTGTCGGAGGCGGTGTCGTCGCTCGTCCGCGAGGAGCCGTACGAGTCGGTCGAGGACTGGCTGTGGCGCCGGGGACGTGACCTGTTCGCGGCCTATCGGACGGACCTCGACGCGCGGACGCCGACCGGCCCCGGACGCCGGCGCTGGAACCCCCTGCGCGGCGGTACCGCGGAGCGGGCCGACTCGCCGGCCCGGCGGCACGCGCAGGACCGCTGGTCCCAGGGCGATCCCGTGCTCGTCGGACTGGCGGCGGCCGTGGGCATCGAGCACCCGGACGGGGAGGGCGCGGCTCCCGCGGACGGGGCGGTCGGGACCGTCCTGGACGCCGTGCACGACGCCGAGACGGAACTCGAAGCCGTACGGCAGCGGCGCAGTATCGAGAACGCGGCCTTCGACAACATCTGGCGGGCGCCGTGA
- a CDS encoding muconolactone Delta-isomerase family protein — translation MREFLVEITTTIPEGTSQDEVDRRRAAEAVRARELAATGHLARLWRPVGELRSLGIWRAADEDELHEKVLGTLPLRSWMALEVTALESHPNDPGRTATGS, via the coding sequence ATGCGAGAGTTCCTGGTCGAGATCACCACCACGATCCCGGAAGGCACCAGTCAGGACGAGGTCGACCGTCGGCGCGCCGCCGAGGCCGTCCGCGCCCGCGAACTGGCGGCCACCGGTCATCTGGCGCGGCTGTGGCGCCCGGTCGGCGAGCTGCGCAGCCTCGGCATCTGGCGCGCCGCCGACGAGGACGAACTCCACGAGAAGGTGCTCGGCACGCTTCCGCTCCGCTCGTGGATGGCGCTGGAGGTCACCGCGCTGGAGTCCCACCCGAACGACCCCGGCCGGACCGCCACCGGTTCCTGA
- a CDS encoding LysR family transcriptional regulator: MTDVELRQLRYFVAVAEELNFGRAAERLLIAGPSLSQQIKALERDLGVRLFDRDRRSVSLTSAGAALLPPTRALLERAEDLQRCAERLSGSESVRLGYVNWLPPDLTARTAGVARLHLDAWIAPSHTQAARVADGSLDLAVCWVRTEELERRGLHARLLGADRLYAVSTGDDTGEVAAQDTAVLIDDDATSWSSWNVYAELLARDTGARAVRISDGGVTGPAFFDHVRRSGRPVVNSPKGQTTPLPPDLVQRPVVAPRPLWTWSLVRRENEDRPAVLAAMEALCADVGDLGLDSPGSWLPEGDPHRHRA; the protein is encoded by the coding sequence ATGACGGACGTGGAACTGCGTCAACTGCGGTATTTCGTCGCCGTCGCCGAGGAACTGAACTTCGGCCGGGCCGCCGAACGCCTGCTGATCGCGGGCCCGTCGCTGTCCCAGCAGATCAAGGCGCTCGAACGCGACCTTGGCGTACGGCTGTTCGATCGCGATCGCCGGTCGGTCTCGCTGACCTCGGCCGGGGCGGCCCTGCTCCCGCCCACCCGCGCCCTGCTGGAACGGGCCGAGGATCTCCAGCGGTGCGCCGAACGGCTCTCCGGATCGGAATCCGTGCGGCTCGGCTACGTCAACTGGCTCCCGCCGGACCTGACCGCCCGTACCGCGGGAGTGGCCCGGCTCCACCTCGACGCGTGGATCGCCCCCTCGCACACCCAGGCCGCCCGGGTCGCCGACGGCAGCCTGGACCTCGCGGTGTGCTGGGTACGGACCGAGGAGCTGGAACGGCGTGGTCTGCACGCCCGGCTCCTCGGCGCCGACCGGCTCTACGCCGTCTCCACCGGTGACGACACCGGCGAGGTGGCGGCCCAGGACACCGCGGTGCTCATCGACGACGACGCCACCTCCTGGTCGTCCTGGAACGTCTACGCCGAGCTGCTGGCCCGCGACACCGGCGCCCGCGCGGTGCGCATCTCCGACGGCGGCGTCACCGGTCCCGCGTTCTTCGACCACGTCCGCCGCAGCGGCCGTCCGGTCGTCAACTCGCCCAAGGGCCAGACCACCCCGCTGCCCCCCGACCTGGTCCAGCGCCCCGTCGTGGCACCGCGGCCCCTCTGGACCTGGTCCCTGGTCCGGCGCGAGAACGAGGACCGGCCCGCGGTCCTGGCCGCCATGGAGGCCCTCTGCGCCGACGTCGGCGACCTCGGCCTCGACAGCCCCGGCTCCTGGCTGCCCGAGGGCGATCCCCACCGGCACCGGGCCTGA
- a CDS encoding SDR family NAD(P)-dependent oxidoreductase, whose protein sequence is MSSQDQKVAVVTGASQGLGAGIAEAYRKLGYAVVATSRTIAPSHDAGILTVQGDIADPATAERVIAAGIERFGRIDTLVNNAGIFVAKPFTDYTAEDYAAVIGINLTGFFRLTQLAVEQMLNQGGGHIVNITTSLVDNADHNVPSVLASLTKGGLQSATKSLAIEYATRNIRVNAVSPGTIKTPMHPAETHEVLASLHPVGRMGEASDVADAVVYLENAPFVTGEILHVDGGMSAGH, encoded by the coding sequence ATGAGCTCTCAGGACCAGAAGGTCGCAGTCGTCACCGGTGCCTCGCAGGGTCTCGGTGCCGGGATCGCCGAGGCGTACCGCAAGCTCGGCTACGCGGTCGTCGCCACCTCGCGCACCATCGCCCCGTCCCACGACGCCGGCATCCTGACCGTCCAGGGCGACATCGCCGATCCCGCCACGGCCGAGCGCGTGATCGCCGCCGGCATCGAACGCTTCGGCCGGATCGACACCCTCGTCAACAACGCGGGCATCTTCGTCGCCAAGCCCTTCACCGACTACACGGCGGAGGACTACGCCGCCGTCATCGGCATCAACCTGACCGGCTTCTTCCGCCTCACCCAGCTCGCCGTCGAGCAGATGCTGAACCAGGGGGGCGGCCACATCGTCAACATCACCACCAGCCTGGTCGACAACGCGGACCACAACGTCCCCTCCGTTCTCGCCTCCCTGACGAAGGGCGGCCTCCAGTCCGCCACCAAGTCGCTCGCCATCGAGTACGCCACCCGCAACATCCGCGTCAACGCGGTCTCCCCCGGCACCATCAAGACGCCGATGCACCCCGCGGAGACCCACGAGGTACTCGCCTCCCTGCACCCCGTGGGCCGGATGGGCGAGGCGAGCGACGTGGCGGACGCGGTCGTCTACCTGGAGAACGCCCCCTTCGTCACCGGCGAGATCCTCCACGTCGACGGCGGTATGAGCGCCGGCCACTGA
- a CDS encoding YybH family protein codes for MNSTTDSEAVLRDVLDRWKAAVDSHEPELVAAQFTEDAIFQGLRPYSVGRAGVAAYYDSQPLGLRAAYRILETRRPADDLVLGYLAVDFSFTDRPTLAVTLAVLVQRTEEGWRIAHYQVSHLG; via the coding sequence ATGAACAGCACGACGGACAGCGAGGCGGTCCTGCGCGACGTCCTCGACCGGTGGAAGGCCGCCGTGGACAGCCACGAACCGGAGCTGGTGGCGGCCCAGTTCACCGAAGACGCGATCTTCCAGGGACTGCGCCCGTACAGCGTCGGACGAGCGGGCGTCGCCGCGTACTACGACTCCCAGCCGCTCGGGCTGAGGGCCGCGTACCGGATCCTGGAGACCCGGCGCCCCGCCGACGACCTCGTACTCGGTTACCTGGCGGTGGACTTCTCCTTCACGGACCGGCCCACTCTCGCGGTCACCCTCGCGGTCCTGGTCCAGCGCACGGAGGAGGGCTGGCGGATCGCCCACTACCAGGTCTCCCACCTCGGCTGA
- a CDS encoding M1 family aminopeptidase produces MRPTPHKALATAALAVAALAAALLPVAPAAAAPPAAPSAAADACTPAQVVANGGFESGTSPWTQSSTSVITSRTGQSAHGGTSFAWLDGVGSTHTDTLSQSVTIPAGCSSATLTFWLHIDTTETTTSTAYDKLTAKIGSTTLATYSNLNKNTGYAQKSFDVSAFAGQTVTVAFTGTEDSSLRTSFVLDDVALDTSGSTTPPADSTRTPAAPSYIVSLSSNTSGTTWTGHESATFTNASSTALSEVYLRLWDNYHGTCSATPITVSNVSGGTAGALSVGCTALRIALASPLAQGQSATIGFDLTITVPSGADRFGYDGAFVNIGNALPVLAVKDGAGWHLDPYTNNGESFYSLAADFKVTLDHPTSLLVPATGTSVDTPGSSGRTVTTATASKVRDFAWAAGPFSKISGTSPAGTAINIYSVSGISSSDSQSILSTAKSAVDAHAARFGAYPYGELDAVIDNNYWFGGMEYPGFVLDLVSTTALTHEIGHQWFYGIVGDDEYNSPWLDEAFTDYATDLAQNKTGTNCWNSVSWASSAEKITNSMAYWDAHSSRYSTVVYGYGKCALHDLRRVLGDTVMAKLLKDYATSHWYGVSTTSEFKAAAQAATTTDLTSFWTQHRIDG; encoded by the coding sequence GTGAGACCGACCCCCCACAAGGCCCTCGCGACGGCCGCACTCGCCGTCGCCGCGCTGGCCGCCGCCCTGCTGCCCGTCGCGCCCGCCGCCGCGGCGCCGCCCGCCGCTCCGTCGGCCGCGGCCGACGCCTGCACCCCCGCCCAGGTGGTCGCCAACGGCGGTTTCGAGAGCGGCACTTCGCCCTGGACGCAGTCCTCGACGAGTGTGATCACCTCGCGCACCGGCCAGAGCGCCCACGGCGGAACCTCCTTCGCCTGGCTGGACGGTGTGGGCAGCACGCACACCGACACCCTCTCGCAGAGCGTCACGATCCCGGCCGGCTGCAGTTCCGCCACCCTCACCTTCTGGCTGCACATCGACACCACCGAGACGACGACGTCCACCGCGTACGACAAGCTGACGGCGAAGATCGGCAGCACGACGCTGGCGACGTACTCGAACCTCAACAAGAACACCGGCTACGCGCAGAAGTCCTTCGACGTCTCGGCGTTCGCGGGCCAGACCGTGACCGTCGCCTTCACCGGCACCGAGGACTCCAGCCTCAGGACGAGCTTCGTCCTCGACGACGTCGCCCTCGACACCTCCGGCAGCACCACCCCGCCCGCGGACTCCACGCGCACGCCGGCCGCGCCCTCGTACATCGTCAGCCTGAGCAGCAACACCAGTGGCACCACCTGGACCGGTCATGAGAGCGCGACGTTCACCAACGCCTCCTCGACCGCGCTCAGCGAGGTGTACCTGAGGCTGTGGGACAACTACCACGGCACCTGCTCCGCGACGCCCATCACCGTCAGCAATGTCAGCGGCGGCACCGCGGGCGCCCTCTCGGTCGGCTGCACCGCCCTCCGGATCGCCCTGGCGTCACCGCTGGCCCAGGGCCAGAGCGCGACGATCGGCTTCGACCTGACGATCACCGTGCCCAGCGGCGCCGACCGCTTCGGCTACGACGGCGCCTTCGTCAACATCGGCAACGCGCTGCCCGTACTCGCGGTCAAGGACGGGGCCGGCTGGCACCTGGACCCGTACACGAACAACGGTGAGTCCTTCTACTCGCTGGCAGCCGACTTCAAGGTGACCCTCGACCACCCGACGAGCCTGCTCGTCCCGGCCACCGGCACCTCGGTGGACACCCCGGGATCGAGCGGCCGGACGGTCACCACGGCCACCGCCTCCAAGGTCCGCGACTTCGCCTGGGCCGCCGGTCCGTTCAGCAAGATCTCCGGCACCTCCCCCGCCGGCACCGCGATCAACATCTACTCCGTCTCGGGCATCAGCTCCTCCGACTCCCAGTCGATACTCTCCACCGCCAAGTCCGCGGTGGACGCCCACGCCGCACGCTTCGGCGCCTACCCGTACGGCGAGTTGGACGCGGTGATCGACAACAACTACTGGTTCGGGGGCATGGAGTACCCCGGCTTCGTCCTCGACCTGGTGAGCACCACGGCGCTCACCCACGAGATCGGACACCAGTGGTTCTACGGGATCGTCGGCGACGACGAGTACAACAGCCCCTGGCTCGACGAGGCGTTCACGGACTACGCCACCGACCTGGCGCAGAACAAGACCGGCACCAACTGCTGGAACAGCGTCTCCTGGGCCTCGTCCGCGGAGAAGATCACCAACTCGATGGCCTACTGGGACGCCCACTCCTCCCGGTACTCCACGGTGGTCTACGGCTACGGCAAGTGCGCCCTGCACGACCTGCGCCGCGTCCTCGGTGACACCGTCATGGCCAAACTGCTGAAGGACTACGCCACTTCGCACTGGTACGGGGTCTCGACCACGTCCGAGTTCAAGGCCGCCGCCCAGGCCGCCACGACCACGGACCTGACCTCCTTCTGGACCCAGCACCGCATCGACGGCTGA
- a CDS encoding MarR family winged helix-turn-helix transcriptional regulator, translated as MHKRVMDTGTPAPAEDLMTAVERLVRYVRRSAVTGGLSTAASSALSRLGREGPQRLTELARAENVSQPNMTQLVTRMERAGLVRRAADHSDGRGVLVEATDEGLDVFRRRRAERAEALRRLIEDLSEPEQRAVRVALPALARVIDDRRSRS; from the coding sequence ATGCATAAGCGGGTTATGGACACGGGCACACCGGCGCCGGCGGAGGATCTGATGACCGCCGTGGAGCGGCTGGTCCGCTACGTCCGGCGCAGCGCCGTCACCGGCGGTCTGAGCACGGCGGCCTCCTCCGCGCTGAGCCGGCTCGGCCGGGAGGGGCCGCAGCGGCTGACCGAGCTCGCCAGGGCCGAGAACGTCTCCCAGCCGAACATGACCCAGCTCGTCACCCGGATGGAACGGGCGGGCCTGGTCCGGCGCGCCGCCGACCACAGCGACGGCCGGGGCGTGCTGGTGGAGGCCACCGACGAGGGCCTGGACGTGTTCCGACGGCGCCGGGCCGAGCGCGCGGAGGCGCTGCGCCGGCTGATCGAGGACCTGAGCGAACCGGAACAGCGGGCTGTCCGGGTCGCGCTGCCGGCACTCGCCCGGGTCATCGACGACCGCCGTTCCCGCTCCTGA